A genomic stretch from Pseudomonadota bacterium includes:
- a CDS encoding galactokinase — protein sequence MIIARSPLRITLGGGGTDLPSYYREHGGFLMAAAIDRYVYVSVHNTFRASTVLRYSSIEDVQSIDEIRHPIIREALRLLDITEKNLEITTMADVPAGTGLGSSGSFGTALLKALHRLRGRTIDAPSLAEMASHIEIDVLGEPVGKQDTYAAAFGGVGCYVFNPDDTVDVTPLSLSPETADRLTEHVLLFCTGLTRSASAILREQDDRTRGRDGAMVEGLHYVKEIGLRSRAALESGALVEFGRLMHEHWLYKKKRSARMSAPEIDRWYQ from the coding sequence ATGATCATCGCCCGCAGCCCGCTGCGCATCACCCTCGGCGGAGGAGGCACCGATCTCCCCTCGTACTATCGCGAGCACGGCGGCTTCCTCATGGCCGCCGCCATCGATCGCTACGTCTACGTCTCGGTGCACAACACGTTTCGCGCCTCCACGGTGCTTCGATACTCGAGCATCGAGGACGTGCAGTCCATCGACGAGATCCGTCATCCCATCATTCGCGAGGCGCTCCGGCTGCTCGACATCACCGAGAAGAACCTCGAGATAACCACCATGGCCGACGTGCCGGCCGGTACCGGGCTGGGTTCGTCCGGCAGCTTTGGCACCGCGCTGCTCAAGGCGCTCCATCGGCTGCGGGGGCGCACCATCGACGCGCCTTCCCTGGCCGAGATGGCGAGCCACATCGAGATCGATGTCCTCGGCGAGCCCGTCGGGAAGCAGGACACCTACGCGGCGGCTTTCGGAGGCGTGGGCTGCTATGTGTTCAACCCCGACGACACGGTCGATGTGACGCCTCTATCGCTCTCGCCGGAGACAGCTGATCGTCTCACCGAGCACGTTCTGCTCTTCTGCACCGGCCTGACCCGCTCGGCCTCGGCCATCCTGCGCGAGCAGGATGACCGCACCCGCGGTCGTGACGGCGCGATGGTCGAGGGGCTCCACTATGTCAAGGAGATCGGCCTGCGCAGCCGTGCGGCGCTCGAGTCCGGTGCGCTCGTGGAGTTCGGTCGCCTCATGCACGAGCACTGGCTCTACAAGAAGAAGCGCTCCGCGCGCATGAGCGCGCCCGAGATCGACCGCTGGTACCAG